The Fimbriimonadaceae bacterium genome includes the window TGGAGGACTGGGCAACTACTCGATGGATACCGCGTGGGGCACGGGCCCCTACAAAGACTTCCTCACCGACTTTGCCGCCCGAGACTGGGTTACTGTTCGAGTGGATAAACCCGGGCAAGGTGACAGCGAAGGCGGGCCAACCGCAGATACCGACTATAACACCGAATTGGACATCTATCGACAAGCTCTCAAGGCGACAAAGGAGTACGACTTTGTCGACAAGGATCGGGTTTACATTTTTGGGCACAGCATGGGCGGCTCGTTTGGTCCTCAGGTAGCAGCGGAGATTCCAGTAAAGGGGCTCGCAATCTACGGCAGCGTGTATAAAACGTGGCTTGAATACTGGCTTGAAAACGTGCGCCGACAAAACACGCTCGCGGGCATGAACGATGTCGATAACGACAACGCCATGAAGAGTCTGGCATTAGCCGATTCCTTGATTCTTCTCGCCGACTGGTCACCCGCCCAAGTGAAGGAGAAGTTCCCGTCAACAACTGCCTACGTTGACGGCACCTATCCTGACGGCAAGTCATTCAGCGCACGACCACTGGCTTTTTGGAGACAGATTGCGCAAACGAACTTCCCCGATTATTGGAAAAAGATTGACGCCCATGTTCTCATGATGTGGGGCGAGAACGAGTTCATTTCAACCAGAGAAGATCATGAAATGGCGGCAAACGGCATCAACCAAAGATCGCCGGGCAAGGGCACATTCATCCTCGTCAAGAACTCCGATCACGGGTTCTTCCAAACCTCCTCAACCAAAGACAGCTTTGCTAAATGGGGAAGACCAGGCAATGTGTTCAACCCAGAGGGACTGAACCACCTGAAGAGCTGGATCGAAGCTTGCGAGAAGAAGTAACCGTGAGGGCTGGAGAGCCCTAAGGTCTATTCACGATTAGGTCGTTGAATGAACCTTAGGGCTCGTTCTTTCGCCAGGTCAGAGCGCCCGATGGACACTTCTCAACCTGCGCGATGATCTCATCCGTCGCCGCCGCGAGTGGGTCGATCCAAGGGCGACTCTTGGGATCGAACACCGCCGGTAAGCCCCGCACACAGTTCCCCGAATGGATGCACAGTTTCGGCTGCCAAATGATCGTCACTTCGCCATTGGAATACTCAACTGTCTCGACACTCATGTATACAGCGTATACCAGAGCCGCTCAAGATTCGCTCACAAATATCAAGATTACGCAGCTTTCAACGCGCGCGCATGACGCATCCGGTCCAGCGCGACAGCAACAACGATAATCGCACCTGTGATAATCTCCTGAACGTAGTTGTCCCAGCCCATCATCGAACATCCCGACCGAATCGTCGCCATAATCAGCGCGCCGATCAAACTGCCCCAAATTGTGCCTTCGCCACCGCTAAGGCTTGCTCCACCGATGACGACCGCAGCAATCGCTTCAAGCTCAAGACCCGCCCCAACCGTAGGGTCGCCCACCGTCAGTCGTGAAAAGAGCATCAAACCCGCAAAGCCCGTGAACATCCCACCGAGGGTAAACACCCAGGCTCGCACTCGACTTGGATTGATCCCACTTAATCGCGCAGCTTCTTCATTTGAACCTACGGCAACCACGTTTCTGCCGAATACCGTTCGCTCAAGAATGATGGTCGCGATCACGGCCGCCGCAATAAGCATCCAAACGCCATAGGGAACCAGCATCCACTTTTGGCTCGGCTTCAGCTGTTGTGTCAGGCTCCCAATCCACGTCAGTGGGGCGTCAATCTTCTGATTGCCCGCCAGCCATTTGGCAAAGCCACGGATCATCAAGAAACTGCCCAAGGTGACAATGAATGGGCTCAACTTCAACCGTGTAACGATCTGTCCGTTGAAGAAGCCCCACGCGGCGCCCGCCCCAATTCCTGCAACTCCGGCAAGCAAGACAGGCATGCCCATTCGATCTAGGAAGTACGCAATCGCAACCGTAACGAAGGCCACCATCGAACCAACGGACAAGTCAATTGCCGCGCTAATGATGATAAACGTCATCCCGATCGCGGCGAAGCCAACAACCGTGGACTGCCGCAAAATGGTTTCGAAGTTACCGAGCGTTAAGAATCGCCCGTTCTCGACGAGAAAACCAAACAGGACGAAGACAATGACCCAAGTGAGTGCGAGGAAGAGAATTCCTCGCACTCGCGGGTTAGAGGGTAGGAAGCGAGTTGCCATCCTACTTGGGCGGAGCGATCAGCTTCGCCACTTCTGGATCGTTCATGTTCGCTTTGGAAACAAACGTTGCACCGGTGTCGATCCGCTTCTCAACCTTCTCACCTTTCAAGTGAGCGACCATTGTCTTTACCGTTTCGTAACCCATCTTGAACGGATTTTGAACAACTAAGCCATCGATCTCTCCGGCAGAAAGACCTTCGACAAGCTTGGTTGAAGAGTCAAAGCCAACGAACTTTACTTTGCCAGCAAGACCGTTCGATTTCAATGCAAGCAGCATCCCAAAGGCGCTCGATTCGTTCGGGCAAAAAACGCCGTCAAACTTTGGTGTGCCATCGGCATTCTTGAATTGGGTGATGAGCTTTTCGCTCATTTCTTGAGCCGTCGCGCTTGTTGCACCGGCAAACTGGTTGTCGCTGATGATCTCGATGTTCGGCTGTGCCTTGAGAGCCATGAGAGCGCCATCTTCACGCTCCATCGTGCTCGCAGAGCCTAACTGATAGCGCAAAACGATTACCTTTTTCGGCCCATCCGTTCCGAGAAGTTTGCCGAGTTCAGACCCCCCGATCATCCCCGCGGCGTGGTTGTCGGTTGCGACAAAGCTGACGGTCTCAACATCCTTCAGCCCCGAGTCAAAGATCGCCACTGGGATTCCCGCAGCTTGCGCAGCCAATACCGAGGCTCGCAGAGCGCTGTCGTCAAGTGGGGCCAAAAGAATCGCCTTCACCTGTTTCGTCGTAAAGTCCTCAACGACCTTAATCTGTTCGTCGCGGTCGTCCTCCTTCAAAGGCCCTTTCCAAATCAGATCGACGTTCATTTCGCTCGCCGCCTGATCAGCTCCAGCGTGAACCGATTTCCAAAACTCGTGGGTGGTTCCCTTGGGGATCATCGCGATCTGGATCTTCTCGCCAGAACCCGATGATGCTGTGCCAGACGAATCGGCGGGCTTATCGCCACCCGAACATCCAGCTAAGGCCAAAGCGGCTGCGGCCGCGAGAATCCAAATATTGCGCTTCATGCTTGACATGCTTCGTGCTCCCAATTTGCGTTTCTGCAAATTCAATCGTGCCACAAAGAGCCCGGAAAGCGCAAAGGCTTTCAAAAAACTCCCGTGACGCCTTTCCGTCGGCGCCTTTGCCTGGGCAAAATGATACCGATGCTTACCTTCATTGCGCTCGCTACATTTGCACAAGCTTCAAAGATTTATGCAATCGAGTCCCTCGACCTCAAAGCTATGAGGCAAGATTGGGGCACTCCGCAGGTCAATCGCTCCGTTGACAAGAACCCCTTGCGTATCGCTGGCAAGACCTATGCGCGAGGAATCGGAACCCACGCGACCAGCGTGCTCTATCTCAAGTTGGACGGAAAAGGAACGCGCTTCCAGGCAATGGTCGGGGTGGACGACGAATCGGCCAACCAACCTGCGACCGTTGAGTTTCGGAT containing:
- a CDS encoding ABC transporter permease; the encoded protein is MRGILFLALTWVIVFVLFGFLVENGRFLTLGNFETILRQSTVVGFAAIGMTFIIISAAIDLSVGSMVAFVTVAIAYFLDRMGMPVLLAGVAGIGAGAAWGFFNGQIVTRLKLSPFIVTLGSFLMIRGFAKWLAGNQKIDAPLTWIGSLTQQLKPSQKWMLVPYGVWMLIAAAVIATIILERTVFGRNVVAVGSNEEAARLSGINPSRVRAWVFTLGGMFTGFAGLMLFSRLTVGDPTVGAGLELEAIAAVVIGGASLSGGEGTIWGSLIGALIMATIRSGCSMMGWDNYVQEIITGAIIVVAVALDRMRHARALKAA
- a CDS encoding (4Fe-4S)-binding protein produces the protein MSVETVEYSNGEVTIIWQPKLCIHSGNCVRGLPAVFDPKSRPWIDPLAAATDEIIAQVEKCPSGALTWRKNEP
- a CDS encoding substrate-binding domain-containing protein, with protein sequence MSSMKRNIWILAAAAALALAGCSGGDKPADSSGTASSGSGEKIQIAMIPKGTTHEFWKSVHAGADQAASEMNVDLIWKGPLKEDDRDEQIKVVEDFTTKQVKAILLAPLDDSALRASVLAAQAAGIPVAIFDSGLKDVETVSFVATDNHAAGMIGGSELGKLLGTDGPKKVIVLRYQLGSASTMEREDGALMALKAQPNIEIISDNQFAGATSATAQEMSEKLITQFKNADGTPKFDGVFCPNESSAFGMLLALKSNGLAGKVKFVGFDSSTKLVEGLSAGEIDGLVVQNPFKMGYETVKTMVAHLKGEKVEKRIDTGATFVSKANMNDPEVAKLIAPPK
- a CDS encoding alpha/beta fold hydrolase; this encodes MNRSLAIFCLIVVTSSFSFGHESQPADPLPRKPLFGAPLSPAPTPGEGVVLGAPIPESSAQVAGLQAGDVITEFAGKKVASAAQVVEEIGKRKAGDSVKITYLRNGKTDTMTLTLRERPRVKGTNFEMLYHSVVSNGKHMRTLITKPNKPGKHPVLFIIGGLGNYSMDTAWGTGPYKDFLTDFAARDWVTVRVDKPGQGDSEGGPTADTDYNTELDIYRQALKATKEYDFVDKDRVYIFGHSMGGSFGPQVAAEIPVKGLAIYGSVYKTWLEYWLENVRRQNTLAGMNDVDNDNAMKSLALADSLILLADWSPAQVKEKFPSTTAYVDGTYPDGKSFSARPLAFWRQIAQTNFPDYWKKIDAHVLMMWGENEFISTREDHEMAANGINQRSPGKGTFILVKNSDHGFFQTSSTKDSFAKWGRPGNVFNPEGLNHLKSWIEACEKK